One uncultured Caproiciproducens sp. DNA segment encodes these proteins:
- the rimM gene encoding ribosome maturation factor RimM (Essential for efficient processing of 16S rRNA) has product MLNQFLEAGKIVGTHGLLGELRVDPWCDSAEFLARFKTLYWDKGVQKLEVVSSRIHKSQLLLKLKGIDTIELGDTLRGKIIYISRDDAKLEKGCYFMQDLIGLEVFDVDTCIYYGTLTEIMRTGANDVYQITSEDKKNYLIPAIPDVIIDINITNGKMQIRPLRGIFDDAD; this is encoded by the coding sequence ATGTTGAATCAGTTTTTAGAGGCGGGTAAAATTGTGGGGACGCACGGCCTTTTGGGGGAACTGCGTGTTGACCCCTGGTGCGACTCAGCCGAATTTTTGGCTCGGTTTAAAACGCTTTATTGGGATAAAGGCGTTCAGAAGCTTGAGGTCGTCTCTTCGCGTATTCACAAATCGCAGCTGCTCTTAAAGCTGAAAGGGATCGATACCATTGAGCTGGGTGACACACTGCGCGGTAAAATCATCTATATCAGCCGTGATGATGCGAAACTGGAGAAAGGCTGTTACTTTATGCAGGACCTAATCGGGCTGGAGGTTTTTGATGTTGACACCTGCATCTATTATGGCACGTTGACCGAAATCATGCGCACCGGCGCAAACGACGTTTATCAGATTACATCGGAGGATAAGAAGAATTATTTGATTCCTGCGATACCCGATGTAATAATAGACATAAATATTACAAACGGTAAAATGCAAATACGGCCGCTTAGGGGGATTTTTGATGATGCGGATTGA
- the trmD gene encoding tRNA (guanosine(37)-N1)-methyltransferase TrmD → MRIDFLTLFPDMCEAVMSESIIGRARKKGAIEVCCHQIRDFAYDKHNRVDDAPFGGGMGMLLMAEPIALCIDNLIERLGQKPHLVYLSPQGKTLTQPRVKELAQFPNLALLCGHYEGIDERIIDKYVDEEISIGDYVLTGGELPALVLADSVCRMIDGVLSDEECFQEESHFNSLLEYPQYTRPAVWRDIKVPDELMTGHHENVRRWRREQSILRTLLKRPDMLEAAELTKKDKEFLSKLLNEAKKLEIEN, encoded by the coding sequence ATGCGGATTGATTTTCTCACTCTTTTCCCCGATATGTGTGAGGCGGTTATGTCTGAAAGTATTATTGGGCGGGCGCGCAAAAAGGGCGCGATAGAGGTTTGCTGCCACCAAATTCGTGATTTTGCATATGATAAACATAACAGAGTTGACGACGCGCCTTTCGGCGGCGGCATGGGCATGCTGCTCATGGCCGAGCCGATCGCTCTGTGTATAGACAATTTGATTGAACGGCTGGGGCAAAAGCCGCATCTTGTTTACCTGTCTCCGCAGGGAAAAACCCTGACCCAGCCGCGTGTAAAGGAACTGGCGCAGTTCCCGAATCTTGCGCTGCTTTGCGGACATTATGAGGGAATTGATGAACGGATTATCGACAAATATGTGGATGAAGAAATTTCTATTGGTGATTACGTTCTTACAGGCGGTGAACTTCCGGCGCTTGTTTTAGCGGACTCGGTTTGCCGGATGATTGACGGTGTCCTTTCCGACGAGGAATGTTTTCAGGAGGAAAGCCATTTCAATTCACTTTTGGAATATCCTCAATACACACGCCCGGCAGTATGGAGGGATATAAAGGTACCCGATGAGCTGATGACAGGTCACCATGAAAATGTGCGCAGGTGGCGTCGGGAACAGTCGATTTTGCGCACTTTATTAAAACGCCCGGATATGCTGGAAGCTGCCGAATTGACGAAAAAGGACAAGGAGTTTTTATCCAAGTTGCTAAATGAGGCGAAAAAGCTCGAAATCGAAAACTGA